A window of the Loktanella sp. M215 genome harbors these coding sequences:
- a CDS encoding NAD-binding protein: protein MLAGVHIAVGAEAMALAARAGIPLDTMYDVVTNAAGNSWMFENRMKHVVDGDYTPQSAVDIFVKDLGLVTETGRALHFPLPLASAAFAMFQQASNMGHGREDDSAVIKTFAGVDLPGGKP, encoded by the coding sequence TTGCTGGCGGGTGTTCACATTGCCGTCGGGGCCGAGGCGATGGCGCTGGCCGCCCGCGCCGGCATCCCGCTGGACACGATGTATGACGTCGTGACCAACGCCGCCGGCAATTCCTGGATGTTCGAAAACCGGATGAAACATGTGGTTGACGGGGATTACACGCCGCAGTCTGCCGTGGATATCTTCGTCAAGGATCTGGGTCTGGTGACGGAAACCGGGCGGGCGCTGCATTTTCCGCTGCCGCTTGCCTCGGCGGCCTTTGCGATGTTCCAGCAGGCGTCGAACATGGGTCATGGCCGCGAGGACGACAGCGCCGTGATCAAGACCTTCGCCGGCGTCGATCTGCCGGGCGGCAAGCCATGA
- a CDS encoding NAD(P)-binding domain-containing protein has translation MSDENTFRVCVIGLGSMGMGAALSCLRAGLATSGIDLSRARLDAFAAAGGEAVAVAATEFDLQFDAALVLVVNAAQAREAILGETGIAHRMRPGGAIMVSCTQSATDAQALGQDIAARGFLMLDAPVSGGAAKAASGDMTVMASGSEEAFCSARPGAGGCRRQGLSHRAGHRAGGHGQGHSPVAGGCSHCRRGRGDGAGRPRRHPAGHDV, from the coding sequence ATGAGCGACGAGAACACCTTCAGAGTTTGCGTGATCGGTCTGGGGTCGATGGGGATGGGTGCTGCCCTGTCCTGCCTGCGGGCGGGGCTTGCCACCAGTGGCATCGACCTGAGCCGCGCGCGGCTTGACGCCTTTGCCGCGGCGGGCGGCGAGGCGGTGGCTGTGGCGGCCACCGAATTTGATCTGCAGTTCGATGCGGCGCTGGTGCTTGTCGTGAATGCGGCACAGGCGCGCGAGGCGATCCTGGGCGAGACGGGGATCGCACACCGCATGCGTCCCGGCGGTGCGATCATGGTCAGTTGCACCCAGTCTGCCACCGACGCGCAGGCACTTGGTCAGGACATCGCCGCGCGCGGGTTTCTGATGCTGGATGCGCCGGTATCCGGCGGTGCGGCGAAGGCCGCCAGCGGCGACATGACGGTCATGGCTTCGGGTTCTGAAGAGGCTTTTTGCAGCGCTCGCCCCGGTGCTGGAGGCTGTCGCCGCCAAGGTCTATCGCATCGGGCCGGACATCGGGCAGGGGGCCACGGTCAAGGTCATTCACCAGTTGCTGGCGGGTGTTCACATTGCCGTCGGGGCCGAGGCGATGGCGCTGGCCGCCCGCGCCGGCATCCCGCTGGACACGATGTATGA